One stretch of Bacteroidota bacterium DNA includes these proteins:
- a CDS encoding tetratricopeptide repeat protein, producing the protein MKSSLRRAILLFTCLAIMQISCGPGLSEITTNLIEQGRNDEAIARMKRALILSPDRPEYIKLMAIAHYNKKQYDDATKLLQQVLKLDEEDDQAAYYIAASYEAKQDYNKAIQYYRIYNELTFFGEYKEVVETRIKLLYRQQMELEAQRALQMEQQLDVARIPANTIAILYFENKGQKAELNPLQKGLSEMMITDLSKVKSLKVLERIRLQQLIEEMNLSETDMVDQKTAPRLGKLLGANRLIKGSFFDLTGNKINIDAFVAKAKTGEIDASTNISGKVEDFFRMEKDLVFKIIDQMKIKLTDEEREAILEIPTENFFAFLQYSRGLDFEDRGLYTQAFQAYSQAATADPNYSQAKTSAASAKKSEQIVGSTSSSSNDAKSSEQSQTDQKQSDQKQGQQTTSSSGTTSSSTSRTSSFANVPPPPPPPTSSMGGGGAGNIINDRIGNLIGNINNTVNPGTGSQNTPPPSVIDPLKPPPSPPN; encoded by the coding sequence ATGAAATCTTCTTTACGCCGTGCAATACTTTTGTTCACCTGCTTGGCGATAATGCAAATCTCGTGCGGTCCCGGTCTCTCCGAAATAACCACCAATCTTATTGAACAAGGAAGAAATGACGAAGCAATTGCGCGTATGAAGCGTGCTTTGATTCTTTCGCCGGACCGGCCAGAATATATCAAATTGATGGCGATTGCACACTATAATAAAAAACAATATGATGATGCAACGAAACTCCTTCAGCAAGTTTTAAAGTTAGATGAAGAGGATGATCAGGCGGCGTATTACATTGCCGCATCGTACGAAGCAAAACAGGATTACAACAAAGCGATACAATACTATAGAATTTATAATGAATTAACCTTCTTCGGTGAGTATAAGGAAGTTGTCGAAACACGTATTAAACTTCTTTATCGTCAGCAGATGGAATTGGAAGCTCAACGTGCTTTGCAAATGGAACAGCAATTAGATGTTGCAAGGATCCCCGCGAATACGATCGCCATTCTCTATTTTGAAAACAAAGGACAAAAAGCAGAGCTGAATCCGCTTCAAAAGGGTCTTTCGGAAATGATGATCACGGATCTTTCGAAGGTGAAATCGCTTAAAGTGTTAGAGCGAATTCGATTGCAGCAATTGATCGAAGAAATGAATCTTTCTGAGACAGATATGGTTGATCAAAAAACTGCTCCACGGTTAGGGAAATTATTGGGAGCTAATAGATTGATTAAAGGCTCGTTTTTTGATTTGACGGGTAACAAAATAAATATTGATGCGTTTGTTGCAAAAGCTAAAACCGGTGAGATTGATGCCTCTACAAATATTTCGGGAAAAGTTGAGGACTTTTTCCGAATGGAGAAGGATCTTGTCTTTAAGATCATCGACCAGATGAAAATAAAATTGACCGATGAAGAACGAGAGGCGATTCTTGAAATACCTACAGAAAATTTCTTTGCGTTCCTTCAATATTCTCGAGGTCTAGATTTTGAAGACAGGGGACTGTATACCCAGGCATTCCAAGCGTATTCTCAGGCTGCAACAGCCGATCCGAATTACTCACAGGCAAAGACTAGCGCAGCATCTGCAAAAAAATCAGAACAGATCGTTGGTTCTACTTCGTCCTCTTCTAACGATGCAAAATCGTCCGAACAAAGCCAGACTGATCAGAAGCAATCTGATCAAAAGCAAGGGCAGCAAACGACGTCTTCTTCGGGAACAACTTCGTCAAGTACATCCCGCACTTCATCGTTTGCCAATGTCCCGCCACCGCCACCGCCACCAACAAGTTCAATGGGAGGTGGAGGAGCTGGGAATATTATTAATGATCGCATCGGCAATCTCATAGGGAATATCAATAACACAGTCAATCCAGGAACTGGTTCTCAAAACACACCACCTCCTTCGGTTATTGATCCTTTGAAACCGCCGCCATCTCCGCCGAATTGA
- the dprA gene encoding DNA-processing protein DprA, which produces MQNEIQIRDLLHLKSIPKISDRKIINLVNHFGNTKEILASDPRKLIKAHGVKEPDASLIRHTPFNQHLVEKQFSLVNKIDGSIISLWDNNYPEHLKNIYDPPVLLFVRGAFHHNDNFSIAIVGTRHPTTNGKLNAEHFAKEFAHRGITVVSGLARGIDTIAHSSTLQAHGRTIAVLGGSIDKIYPKENEKLVSQIEIKNNGAVISELLMSTQSHPGFFPRRNRIISGMSLGTLIIESDENGGAMITATTAIDQNRELFCIPGNISEKKSYGTNKLIKNGQAKLVQSVDDVIDELLVSLSPILKSKPHKAEIPQLNAFEQKIIDVLNNEPVHIDSISEQTQLSSSDVLVNLLSLEFKGIVRQMAGKMFLKV; this is translated from the coding sequence ATGCAAAATGAGATTCAGATTCGGGATTTACTGCATTTAAAATCGATTCCAAAAATAAGCGATCGAAAAATCATCAATCTTGTCAACCATTTTGGAAATACAAAAGAGATCCTGGCTTCCGACCCGCGCAAACTGATTAAAGCACACGGAGTGAAAGAACCAGACGCTTCGCTTATCCGCCACACTCCATTCAATCAACATCTGGTCGAAAAACAATTTTCCCTTGTCAATAAGATCGATGGAAGCATTATTTCCTTGTGGGATAACAATTATCCTGAACACTTAAAAAATATCTACGATCCTCCTGTATTATTATTTGTGCGTGGCGCGTTTCATCATAATGATAATTTCTCCATTGCAATCGTCGGCACCCGTCATCCCACAACAAACGGCAAACTAAACGCTGAACATTTTGCAAAAGAATTTGCTCATCGAGGGATTACCGTGGTCAGCGGTTTGGCTCGGGGCATTGATACAATTGCCCATAGCAGTACGCTTCAAGCACACGGAAGAACAATTGCTGTTCTCGGTGGAAGTATCGATAAGATCTATCCCAAAGAAAATGAAAAACTCGTGAGCCAGATCGAAATAAAGAATAACGGAGCCGTAATCTCCGAATTGCTGATGAGCACACAATCACATCCGGGATTTTTTCCGCGAAGGAACCGAATCATCAGCGGAATGTCGCTCGGGACACTTATTATAGAATCGGACGAAAACGGTGGAGCAATGATCACGGCAACGACCGCAATTGATCAGAATCGTGAACTCTTTTGCATTCCGGGAAATATTTCGGAGAAAAAAAGTTACGGCACCAATAAATTGATCAAGAACGGCCAGGCAAAACTGGTTCAGTCTGTGGACGATGTTATTGACGAACTGTTAGTGTCGCTCTCTCCAATCCTCAAATCAAAACCTCATAAAGCCGAAATACCGCAATTAAATGCATTCGAGCAGAAAATTATCGATGTTCTTAATAATGAACCGGTGCATATCGACAGCATTTCTGAACAAACACAGCTCTCTTCTTCGGACGTGTTGGTAAATCTGCTCAGTCTTGAATTCAAAGGGATTGTACGCCAAATGGCGGGAAAGATGTTTTTAAAAGTATAA
- a CDS encoding DUF5723 family protein, whose product MKTFEKRNFVAACMILLALDVVMTTTTFAGGDKYSPRLVGMGRAFTAFSRGLDAVGVNPANLALNDRDATVTINLVPLGFSIGSDLINLGIYNDYFTGVDVPGNPDRQPRMLTEADKDKILELFPSGIARTQTRIETSLIGFSLQIGNFGFAIAPSIQTAINLDLDKAYLEFPLRGYGAGQSYNFDGTAVNGQSVAEMNFSAAYMLPVEFPMVTEIAIGVGVKYLIGLAFIATDHYNGSITPVTEVQPDGSVVNKETIAKFDFLQWVAQVDPNDPAPVGTGLGLDFGISMRLLDNIQFAASITDIGSITWDKNTKAIIGNASLNLGAVGDKENQQKLTDAFKGKTVDTTGFTFDLPTAVNVGAAIQMDEMIEAFPFRWLVAVDGHFGLNEIGGNTKLPQFSVGTELDPLAGWLPLRTGVILGGRERFAWSAGFGIHLANTFDIDFATQSIAILTNPETFRTGSFTMGMRLRF is encoded by the coding sequence ATGAAAACGTTTGAAAAAAGAAATTTCGTTGCAGCATGCATGATCCTTCTTGCACTTGATGTGGTGATGACAACCACAACATTTGCCGGAGGAGATAAATATTCACCTCGTCTTGTTGGAATGGGACGAGCATTTACAGCATTTTCACGGGGACTTGACGCCGTCGGAGTTAATCCTGCGAATCTTGCCTTGAATGACAGAGATGCGACAGTAACAATCAACCTTGTACCGCTTGGTTTCTCTATAGGTAGCGACTTGATTAATCTGGGAATTTATAACGATTACTTCACCGGAGTTGATGTTCCCGGAAATCCGGATCGGCAGCCAAGAATGTTAACAGAAGCAGATAAAGATAAAATTCTTGAATTGTTCCCATCCGGTATTGCACGGACACAAACAAGAATTGAAACTTCTTTGATTGGTTTTTCATTGCAGATTGGTAATTTCGGATTTGCCATTGCACCGTCAATTCAAACAGCCATCAATCTGGATCTTGATAAGGCATATTTGGAATTTCCACTTCGCGGTTATGGAGCCGGTCAATCGTACAATTTTGACGGCACCGCTGTCAACGGACAATCTGTTGCTGAAATGAATTTTTCGGCAGCTTATATGTTGCCAGTTGAATTCCCGATGGTGACAGAGATAGCTATTGGTGTTGGTGTAAAATATTTAATAGGACTCGCATTCATTGCAACAGATCACTACAATGGTTCCATTACCCCTGTCACGGAAGTACAGCCTGATGGCTCCGTTGTGAATAAAGAAACAATCGCAAAGTTCGACTTCCTTCAATGGGTAGCGCAAGTGGATCCGAATGATCCGGCTCCGGTTGGTACCGGTCTCGGACTTGATTTTGGAATTTCCATGAGACTGTTAGATAATATCCAATTTGCAGCAAGTATCACAGACATCGGCAGTATTACATGGGATAAAAATACAAAAGCGATCATTGGTAATGCTTCATTGAACTTAGGTGCTGTAGGTGACAAAGAGAACCAGCAAAAATTGACAGATGCATTCAAAGGAAAAACGGTTGATACGACCGGATTTACATTTGATCTTCCAACAGCGGTGAACGTTGGTGCGGCAATTCAAATGGATGAGATGATCGAAGCATTTCCGTTCCGCTGGCTTGTTGCTGTGGACGGACATTTTGGTTTGAATGAGATTGGTGGTAACACGAAATTACCGCAATTCTCTGTGGGAACCGAACTCGATCCGCTAGCAGGTTGGTTGCCGCTGAGAACTGGTGTTATTCTCGGAGGCCGCGAACGATTCGCGTGGTCAGCCGGATTTGGTATTCATTTGGCGAATACATTTGATATTGATTTTGCAACGCAGAGTATCGCGATTCTGACCAATCCGGAAACATTCCGCACTGGGTCATTTACGATGGGGATGCGATTAAGGTTTTAA
- the rpoN gene encoding RNA polymerase factor sigma-54, with protein MLHLSQQQKLLQKLTPQQIQYLKLLQLPTLALEQMIKMELEINPLLEEGVDGEVEVEQSADVTPAVEEETKQEEEEKKKDEFSFEDYLSDEESFAPKRETQQQNDDEEKEEIPIAAATPLAEKLIDQLHLADVTDMGMNVAEEIIGNIDEDGYLRRDLESIVNDINLSHKLHLTVQQVEEVLRIIQRMEPVGIASRSLQECLLVQLEFAKGEHRLIELAKKLLRDHFDEFTKKHYEKIGEVLNISIDEVKNILEIISHLNPKPGEGTIDAQQNYLTPDFIVTKDEETFIIQLNDKNVPPLRINRNYKELMSKRNKEVGADTKQFLRSKFDAAKWFIASIYQRRETMLKVMHEIVNRQKDFFETGEGLKPLIYKDIAEVIRMDISTISRVVNGKYVQTDFGVYELRYFFSEGISTQSGEDVSNKEVKARIKEILVAEDKSKPLSDEDIAAILKEKGYNIARRTVAKYRESMMIPVARLRRSI; from the coding sequence ATGCTTCATTTATCACAACAGCAAAAATTACTTCAGAAACTCACCCCACAGCAGATTCAGTATCTGAAACTGCTCCAATTGCCGACCCTTGCCCTGGAACAGATGATCAAAATGGAATTGGAGATCAATCCCCTGCTGGAAGAAGGAGTGGATGGAGAAGTTGAAGTGGAACAATCTGCCGATGTAACACCGGCTGTGGAAGAAGAAACAAAACAGGAAGAGGAAGAAAAGAAGAAAGATGAGTTTTCGTTTGAAGATTATTTAAGCGACGAGGAATCATTCGCTCCAAAACGCGAAACACAGCAACAAAATGATGACGAAGAGAAAGAAGAGATTCCGATTGCCGCTGCTACGCCCCTTGCTGAAAAATTAATCGATCAGCTGCATTTAGCCGATGTTACGGATATGGGAATGAACGTTGCCGAAGAGATTATCGGCAATATTGACGAAGATGGATACTTACGGCGTGATCTGGAATCAATTGTGAACGATATCAATCTCAGTCACAAACTGCACCTTACTGTTCAACAGGTGGAAGAAGTCCTGCGCATCATTCAGAGGATGGAACCGGTCGGAATTGCTTCCCGCTCACTGCAGGAATGCCTGCTGGTACAATTGGAATTTGCCAAAGGTGAACATCGATTGATTGAACTGGCAAAAAAACTTCTGCGGGACCATTTTGATGAATTCACCAAGAAACATTATGAAAAAATTGGCGAAGTACTGAACATCTCCATCGATGAAGTAAAAAATATTCTTGAGATCATCTCTCACCTGAATCCCAAACCAGGGGAAGGAACCATCGATGCGCAGCAGAATTATCTCACTCCGGATTTTATCGTGACCAAAGATGAAGAGACATTCATCATTCAATTGAATGATAAGAATGTTCCTCCCCTTCGTATCAACCGCAACTACAAAGAATTGATGTCCAAGCGAAATAAAGAAGTTGGCGCCGATACCAAACAATTTCTTCGCTCTAAATTTGATGCTGCAAAATGGTTCATTGCTTCTATCTATCAGCGTCGCGAAACAATGTTGAAGGTGATGCACGAGATTGTGAATCGGCAAAAAGACTTTTTTGAAACGGGCGAGGGATTAAAACCGCTCATCTATAAAGATATTGCAGAAGTAATCCGGATGGATATTTCCACCATTAGCCGTGTTGTAAACGGAAAATATGTGCAAACCGATTTTGGTGTGTACGAACTTCGATACTTTTTTAGCGAAGGCATTAGCACGCAAAGCGGCGAGGATGTTTCCAATAAAGAAGTGAAAGCACGTATCAAAGAGATTCTTGTTGCCGAAGATAAATCCAAACCGCTCAGCGACGAAGATATCGCTGCAATCCTCAAAGAAAAAGGATACAACATCGCCCGGAGAACTGTTGCAAAATACCGGGAATCGATGATGATTCCCGTTGCACGCCTTAGACGTTCGATTTAA
- a CDS encoding heme-binding domain-containing protein has translation MNYKKIAKVAVVVSAVVFLFMQFIQPNRDNPSFDSAKTLQSELAIPANISSLLDRGCKDCHSNKTVWPFYSYIAPASWLVSYDVMEGRKHFNMSEWGKYKFNKKVQKLSGIYQAVTDRSMPLPKYIPLHSEANFSDAERDTLARWAQTTAEKMMGGEEEE, from the coding sequence ATGAATTACAAAAAAATTGCCAAAGTGGCTGTGGTTGTTTCAGCAGTTGTTTTTCTCTTTATGCAGTTCATCCAACCAAATCGTGACAATCCTTCATTCGATTCCGCAAAGACACTTCAATCAGAGTTGGCAATTCCGGCAAATATCAGTTCGCTTCTTGATAGAGGATGTAAAGATTGTCATTCCAATAAAACGGTCTGGCCATTCTATTCCTACATTGCTCCGGCTTCTTGGCTGGTTTCCTACGATGTGATGGAAGGACGGAAGCATTTCAATATGTCCGAATGGGGAAAATATAAATTTAATAAAAAAGTCCAAAAGCTCTCTGGTATATATCAAGCGGTTACCGATCGATCTATGCCCCTTCCGAAATACATTCCGTTACATTCTGAAGCAAATTTTAGTGATGCCGAACGCGATACTCTTGCACGGTGGGCCCAAACAACTGCCGAAAAAATGATGGGAGGAGAAGAAGAGGAATAA
- the glmM gene encoding phosphoglucosamine mutase, translating to MSLMVSISGIRGVVGESLTPETAVKYSAAFAEYCNRGTIIVGRDGRITGKSISDIVVSTLLQMGCNVVSLGICPTPTVGLAIEKLHAAGGISITASHNPMIWNGLKFIGSSGMFLNGEENKEFWAIADRGNFLYKKWDEQGKLTEDPNFINEHINTILSLPSINTKSIAARKLKVVVDCVNAAGGNIAPQLLRKLGCEVIEMNCEVSGIFSHTPEPIPENLTGLCARVVQEKADLGVAVDPDVDRLVLITEEGKPFVEEYTIVSATKFILESEQKLGRTNHNVVVNLSTTRAVEDVAKEFGATVHRTPVGEINVASKMKAVHSVIGGEGSGGVILPEVHLGRDAIVGIGLFMQLLANFGGKASALKASLPQYEIVKNKIELGSLKPDEILKRLHSKYSKTETTNFDDGLKIDFPASWVHLRKSNTEPIIRIIAEARTREKASQLVDRFQNEIVG from the coding sequence ATGTCGTTAATGGTAAGTATCTCAGGTATCCGCGGCGTTGTTGGTGAATCGTTGACACCCGAAACAGCGGTAAAATATTCCGCAGCGTTTGCTGAATACTGCAATCGCGGAACAATTATTGTCGGACGAGACGGGCGAATCACCGGAAAATCAATTTCGGATATCGTTGTATCCACTCTTTTGCAAATGGGCTGCAATGTTGTATCCCTCGGAATTTGTCCCACACCGACTGTTGGTCTTGCCATTGAAAAACTTCACGCTGCCGGCGGAATTTCCATCACCGCAAGTCACAACCCAATGATCTGGAACGGCTTGAAATTCATCGGCTCCTCCGGAATGTTTTTAAATGGTGAAGAGAACAAAGAATTTTGGGCAATCGCTGATCGCGGTAACTTCCTTTACAAAAAATGGGATGAGCAGGGTAAGCTAACGGAAGATCCGAACTTCATTAATGAACATATCAATACTATCCTCTCTCTTCCCAGCATCAATACAAAATCGATTGCTGCTCGAAAACTAAAGGTAGTTGTGGATTGTGTCAATGCTGCAGGGGGTAACATCGCTCCTCAGCTATTGCGAAAACTTGGCTGCGAAGTAATTGAAATGAATTGCGAAGTAAGCGGGATATTTTCACACACACCAGAACCCATTCCGGAAAATCTCACCGGCCTATGTGCGAGAGTGGTGCAAGAAAAAGCGGATCTCGGCGTTGCAGTGGATCCCGACGTTGACCGACTGGTGTTGATCACGGAAGAAGGAAAACCATTTGTGGAAGAATACACAATCGTTTCTGCAACAAAATTTATCTTGGAATCAGAACAGAAATTGGGAAGAACAAATCATAACGTCGTCGTTAATCTTTCCACTACTCGTGCAGTAGAAGATGTGGCAAAAGAATTTGGGGCAACCGTTCACCGGACACCAGTAGGAGAAATAAACGTTGCATCAAAGATGAAAGCAGTCCATTCCGTCATCGGTGGAGAAGGAAGTGGAGGTGTGATTCTTCCCGAAGTTCATTTAGGAAGAGATGCGATTGTTGGCATTGGACTCTTTATGCAATTACTAGCGAACTTTGGTGGGAAAGCATCTGCACTGAAAGCATCACTTCCTCAATACGAGATTGTGAAGAATAAGATTGAGCTCGGTTCATTAAAACCGGACGAAATACTGAAACGACTGCATTCCAAATATTCCAAAACCGAAACAACGAATTTTGACGACGGATTGAAGATCGACTTTCCTGCTTCGTGGGTACATCTGCGAAAATCAAATACCGAACCGATCATTCGAATTATTGCCGAAGCTAGAACACGAGAAAAGGCATCGCAGCTGGTTGATCGTTTCCAGAATGAGATCGTTGGTTAA
- a CDS encoding DUF3109 family protein, which yields MITIAEIHVDDSVLTTKFACDLNACKGACCTFPGGRGAPLQDNEIGEIEHAFPIIKEYLSSKHLAIIERDGLVDGSTGNYATQCVDGKACVFVYYDGDIAKCAFERAFYENKITWQKPVSCHLFPIRIGKAQVNGKEIHYEFFSECTPALNKGEQENIPLHQFVSAPLVRVFGESWNRQLNETLNTKRS from the coding sequence ATGATTACCATTGCTGAAATACATGTTGATGATTCCGTCCTCACAACGAAATTTGCCTGCGATCTTAACGCGTGTAAAGGAGCCTGTTGCACATTCCCGGGAGGAAGAGGGGCGCCTCTACAAGACAATGAAATCGGTGAAATTGAACATGCATTCCCGATCATTAAAGAATATCTTTCATCAAAACATTTGGCAATAATTGAACGCGACGGTTTGGTGGACGGATCAACGGGGAATTATGCCACACAGTGTGTTGACGGCAAAGCGTGCGTGTTTGTATATTATGATGGTGATATTGCCAAATGTGCTTTCGAACGCGCATTTTACGAAAACAAAATTACCTGGCAGAAACCGGTCTCCTGTCATCTCTTCCCGATACGCATCGGTAAGGCTCAGGTAAACGGAAAAGAAATTCACTACGAATTTTTCAGTGAGTGTACTCCTGCGCTGAACAAGGGGGAACAAGAAAACATTCCGCTCCACCAATTTGTCTCTGCACCGCTGGTACGTGTATTTGGAGAATCCTGGAACAGACAATTGAACGAAACACTCAACACGAAACGATCATAA